The Lycium barbarum isolate Lr01 chromosome 4, ASM1917538v2, whole genome shotgun sequence nucleotide sequence CCGTTACCAATGTTCAGCACTTGTTTAATAAGATTGGTTTTACTGATATAGATCATATTTGTCCATTTGGGGTTAAAAAATGTTGCACCATACCTGCAATAGTATTGGAGGGCTTGTAAGTGCTCTACTGATGGTTGTCCTTATTGATTACCTGATAGTAGTGGGGCTGGTTTTGCATGATCCCTTTTCTCCCTGGGGCTTGATGCTAAAAATGCAATTTACTCCCTTGTTGTCCCTAATCCATTTGGAATTGATGATGTTTGCTGAAAGAGTTAgatatttttggcaactttggcAGATAATTTAATGAGTGAGAATTTCTCTTCTAGTTTCATCTGTTGTGAAAATAAAATCAGAAGTTGAAATCAGGATTGTCATGTCTGCTGTATATCTGTTGTTTTGCTGGTTAATATTCAAAAGTTTTGAGTGCCTGTGCTGCAGGACTTGTTTTCAATGTAAACACGACGTTGTGCATTTGTATTATTTTAATAGTTAATTCAGGGCTCATAGCATGTTGCTGTATACCTTCTAGGATATACTTCTTTCTGATGATGAAACTTCCATGTTTGGCATATTTTGTGCTTGAGTTTAGATCTGCAACGTTGCTACGCAATGTTTTAATACCACATTTTCTCTTGCCTTTGGAGAATGCGGGTCCAGATGGCCTTTTTGAGGTCAAGCACCACTGAAACTGCATGGTTTCTGTGTGAAGGCATCAAAATAATTCCTGTCCATTTGAGAGTATCTTCACATCTGTGGTGTAAGCTGTTGAATTTTCATTGAATGTCTTCTGTTGGTTCTTTTCAGTATAAGAAACCATTGCCTTTACTTTGGCGTATCTGTAGTATACTCTTGGGTTCTTGCAAAGTGCTTTCTAAAGAATAAGAATTGAGGGATGATTAAGTCGTTCCAGTTATTCTTTTCAATATAGTTGCTCTTAAATGCCTCATTCTGAATGTCTTAATGCATGAGCTTCATCTACTTGATTTATTTGACATGGACGGATGCGTGTGTTTTCATCCTGGGTCAAGATTCCTGGCCTATGTTTCTTCATGGCTTACGGACTACTATATGATTCATTCCTATTACATTTAAGAATGGAGAATTTTATAATTGACCTTAATCTTCTGAGTCTACTATTCACTTTTTGGATGGGACAGAATCTCCAGGATTTAAAAGTTAACAatcaaatgagaaaaaaaaacgATATTACCATTTTATAAAGTCAATCTGTGGCGTTTGTATACTTTTTGGAAATTCTTTTGCGGGAAAATTTGTGTAAAACTAAGATGTTATTGTAAGTGCTTGTTAGTATTCATAGAAAGTATTTTCCTAAAGGTGTGTCAACTGAAACTTTTTTCTCCTACAATAGCAAGATGCTGCTCAAAAAAGAATAACTCGATGACTAAAATTGACTCATCAGATGCTTTTGGCAATGTGTTTTAAAGATGAAGAAACACTTTATCATTAATAATGCATGGAAAATTGCAAGATTCAGACATGCAGATACACGTTTATGCTATAGAGATAATCAAGTCACTAAGTTCTGGGGAACATAAAGCTATACATTTGTTACATAATGGCTCTTCGGCATCGACCAGCAAGCAACCGAAATTATCTCATTTTCACATttgccttaatttttttttttttaggcaaCAAGAAGAAAGAATGTGAATAAGACCGTGCCATAAAAATAGTACTTAGTAGGGGTTACTGTTCACTTTTACACTTGCATACAAATGCTAATTTCATAACTTGGCTCCTTGTATATCGAACAATAAATTAGAGCAATTTTGAAGGTTAATTTTGAAAACCTTTTAATTACCAAATAAACGAGTAAAGGTTCTGGTAATCTCCCGGGAAAGGTGTTAGACACCTTAGGAAATTCGCGAAGCGCGATATGGCCGGCGGTAATTTGAATGTTTTGGCTAAAAGAGAATTATCTCGTTTGTAAAATGGACTTTAAGGAATTTGAAGGtaaaacttgaagaaaaaaacAATTTGAATAGAGTCTTGCCACCTTTGTAAAACTTCAAAATCATCTTTTTGATCCTTCGTAAAATTGGTTGTATATTAGGACGAACAGATTTGGTATATTTGTACAAAGTGGTTTTGAGTAGATTGTAAGAAAACATCGTTGTTGGACCGACGCTCACTAGGATGTTGATTGATGTGTACATTTGTCATTGACCTTGCAAAACCTTTTCTTGTCTTTTCtaaaagaaagatgggtcgtagCCTAAAAGCGCTCAAGAGAAAAATCATATTATTCAAAGAGGGTGTgtggtggtggggggggggggtgtggaaCCATTCAATTCTTAACTTCTTCAAAATGGTTTAAACACTTCTTTTGATAAATTTGAGATCGCACGGTCTTTGAAAAAAAGCACTTGAACATTACATGAATAAACAATAGTGAGAGCATTAGGAATTTAAATGAAATCATACTGTACATTATACAACAAGGAAGATCGTGTCCCTCTTGGATTATTGTTGGATCATTGGTGCGATAATTTCTGCTCAATAAGTGACTCACTCGAGTCACCAGAATTTCTTAATATTGTAGGACATTAACAAACTATTGGAACATTGAAACATGTATTTCTTTAATTAAGAGTTGCGAATTACTGCAGATTTTTAAAATATTGGAATATAATTGTTTCTAACAAGGCGGAGCTCCTCACAAAATTATGCTAGGGCCATATTTATggcttttcattttatttatttatccatTTATTTACAAGGGTGGTTGAACATTTAAATTCAAAAAATTGTAACTTCAGAATACTACTAAATTTAGTAAAATGTAATTGTTTTATAGAAGTATTTAATTTATTTAAGAACTGCAATATTATATGTGTTGTAATATATACATTATGTGAATTTAGTGTTATTGCAGATAAAGATAGCTATATGACCTAAAATCAGAAATTTTGAAAAGAACACTGAAAGTGATCAATATGCAGTCAAAAAAGGGAAGTAATTAGTTCAACAACTTTAATAAAGCAAAGCAAGATTAGAAAGTAACAATAAATATAACTAATTAGAGGTATGAATAATGTAATAAGGTTTTATTGACTAGAGTTGTAgagatttttttaaatttattttctttttatccaTAGTATAGAATAACATCAAATATGTTCATAAATTAATTTAAATGTGTTACTATTGTTTTGTAGTGTTTTGATTCAATTCAACTTTATTGCTTGCAACGGCAGTATAATAAGAAATCTAATACAATTTAATTGGGATTCGTAATAATCTCGTAATAGATTAACATAATATGAATATATTAATTAAGCATGAAAATACGCGTGACAACAGAATCACACACCAATTATAAATAACACGGGATTTCTACTCAAATTACTCAGGCTTATTCAGCCAAAACGTCTTCTTAATCTTTCTTCTTTTAGTATTTACTTTTTGCAATGGAAAGGAAAATCAGTATGGGCCGACaaaaaattgaaatgaagttAGTTGagtctaaaaatgcatgttgtgttactttttcaaaaagaaaaaagtgtTTGTTCAAAATTGTAGATGAGCTTACAACTATGTCCAGTGCAGATATTAGTGCTTTTTTCTTTTCACCTAGTGGAAAAGCATATTCCCATAGCTCCACTAGTATAGAAAAAGATAATAGATAAATTTCTTGAATGAAAACGAGATAATCCCCAAATTGACGATCAAGTTAATGTGGAAAAATCAAATGTCTTTCACGCATTTGATGGTCTCCGTGAAGAATTACAAGTACCTAATGAGCAGGAAAAAGCCGAAAAATGAGGTATAAGATCTTGCACCCAGGTGCAGAAATACCACATAATAAACACAGGTCAGAGCAATTGGTGGCAATCAAGCTACGATTGGACGAACTTATAAAAGAAGCAAAAAGTTGTTTGTTGGCCGAACGACTcaaatttgatttttaatgaTGCTTTGTGTTTGTTCCAGATTGGTAGACCGGTTGAATCATTTTATTGAGTGAACAATGTGAATTGATGAAGAAAAAAACCAATTTTACGGAATGAATTTTCTAAGTAGGGTGACATTCGTCAAGGCGTATCTCTCTACAAAATCTAGGATTCATATAACAAACAAGATTCTTTCATGAAGCTACTGCTTAGCTGATAGAAGTTACTCGGCCAATAGCTTTACCAGCTCATTGGACATTTTTTGAACTGGTTGATCCATGATCCATTGCATTGCGCTAATTTGTTTGGTGACCTTGGTGTATTAGTTGAATTTTCTTTAAGAGGGCTTGATTTTAGTCCACTTAGATTGTTTCATACtccttaaaaaaatactaacttctagaaTAAAATATATGTAATATGACTAAACTACCCTTAACTAATAAAATTCTTGTTTATTTATTGTCTCGAGTAAATGGGGCAAAtcggaaaaaaataattaattccttcttgattatgtaagcagacacttattttgaatcaaaacGAAAAGGTCAATTGGACCCTTATTTTAaaccggagggagtaatttttCTTACTTAAAAAAATATATGGGATTCAATTTATGACATTATGTGATTATCCATTATAAGATATTGCTCTTGAGCAAATTTAATTGTATATTGTAGATAAATTAATCAAATTGAGTGATTTTTCTAGTTTTTAAAAATTGAGGATATAAATCATATTTCACCTTTTTAGTagaaaaaatatattcaaataattaAATATCCTTTTACAAAAAGCATAACCAAACCCAACTTCATTTTCTCAATTCAAAAGTTTCAAATAAAATGTAAAATATttgatttctatggccaaacgcctacttaaacaactattgcgtttttttttttttttttaagtctattgCGTTTAAACTGGATCTCTCCTACTTATCTCCTTATCACTCCCTATCCACGCACGTACAATTGTGTCGCATTGTTGCCATAATACGTCAGAGTTCTAAATGATTTTGACTAAGGGCTATTGCAAAGTGGAGAAGTTGCCACATGTCACCGCATAAATTAAGGTAATCTTCGTCAGTGAACCGGTGAGTCGGTGTTTACTATTACCTCGTTGCAATTTAAGTGTCCTAATTTGACTAGATAGAGATATTAGATTTTTTTAATCTTGAAGTTCTAAATAAAAATCGTGTGTAATGCATTAAAATGTTCtgtaaattttataattaaactTGTTATATATAGTGTTTGAATTACTCCCGTCGATTTAAAATAAATGTTCACTTAACTTTTTTAATTTTGATTTAAAATAAGTGTTCGCTTATCtagaataaattttattttttcggATTTACACTTATTTACTCAAAACAATAAATAGATAAATAAGAGttttattaattaaaataatttaatcAAAACACTTATGTTTTAAAAgttaataattttttataaaattggTTTTTTTTTAAGGGTGTGAACAGGGCTAACTGAACATTATTTTAAATCAAATCAACTtactaagggcctgtttggaaagccacctggtaattggaattggtgtaattaccaGGGTAGTAATTAAACAGcttagtaattacacagtagtgtaattacaattacttttttgtttgtcataacgtaattacagtgtaattacaagcgtgtcgTTTGGttacacaagtgtaattacacagttagtttaattttaaaataaaatttaattataaaaaatgtaaaattaatatttaaaaatatttgcctttataaatgatattaacctagttatttaataacacattgtttcttgaaaatatattaatataatcatatatttgtaattaatattgtaaaaaataattgatatatatttttcaaattaataatatttaattttaattaattataaaacttaaaataagactttttttgtgagaacattatggattggatgtttgacaaaatatttataaatataatgccataagattattcaaatgtttaacacaaaaaatccatcaaatgtaagtaaaaaataaacaacatgcaatgtgaaagcaaataactttaaattcaaaatataacctaaattcaaaatccaacagaaaaagtttaacataagactcttatgtcaaattccaacattatataaataagttccaacgtaacttaagtaaataattcaaaagaaaggaaaaatataagtctataacttcattcacaacgaaattctactttaataacgtcactcgttatatgcaagtttgttaatgactcattccttccaatattaagaggtgtagttacaaaaattaaaataataacacagttatgctaaatgaataaaatataaaaaaaaatatgagcaaTTATATGGAActacaagaagtaaaggttgggaatgagaagaaaggaaatgaaaaataaataatataaaaagaaaaatatattttaaaagataaaaaataaattaaaataatagaaataaaaaataaattaaaataaacaaaaaagaaagaaactaaaaagTAATTACAAGGCGTAATTACACCCAAATCTCAACCCCCTTGAGAAttagagagtgtaattacactcgCTCAATTACACTCAATATTCACCTAACTATGTAATTACTTGATCAAATAAACCGGCCAAACTGTATAATTACACCTAATTttaattacctgggtggctttccaaacaagccctaaatgtAAAACtacgtgttttttttttaactaaagaGTATATGAAAGAAGGACAAGTCCAAACAAATGGCAATTAGGATAAGCATTGGCGAAAAAAAATCTCTAAAATGTAAAATTATATATCCGCATATTGCCCTTTCGCTTTTATCAGTCGGTTGAAAAAAGATACTTCCtctttcaatttatttgaacctattttttttttaattcgtgttaaaataatttttttttaatttaaaaataaattcacGTTATGAATattttatagtcacacaaatttttaaacttattttgaaacataaatttcaattttttttttctttcttaaatgtgGTGCTCAGCCAAAAGAATGCATATAAATTAAAAGTGAGAGTATTCATGTGAGAAGCTCTCTCGTTTCTAAACAGACCAAAGAGAAAATTAGTGTAGACAGTTAAATCGGGCAGAAGGGAGTAGAATTTTTTTGCGATAACAAACGGCTAAACTAGAAATCGGCGAGATGTTGTCGAAATATCTGGCAACAGCGCTACGCCGCAATATCCCTAAACTCTGCCACGTGTCCCGCCCTATCTCCACCACAGCAGCAGCGGCGGCGGCGGTGGGAGAAACACCGTACGTGGATGGCATAACAATAAAAGGTGTGAAAATCTCAGGCAGACCATTATACCTAGATATGCAAGCAACTTCCCCAATTGATCCTAGGGTTTTGGACGCTATGTTACCTTATCATCTTTCCCGTTTTGGAAACCCTCATTCAAGAACTCATCTTTACGGTTGGGAATCTGATCAGGCTGTTGAAGTTGCCCGAGCCCAAATTGCTACCCTCATTAAAGCTTCACCTAAAGAGATTATTTTTACTTCTGGTGCTACTGAGAGTAATAATATATCTGTTAAGGGTGTTTTGCATTTTTATAGAGATAAGAAACGACACGTTATTACTACCCAAACTGAGCATAAGTGCGTTCTTGATTCTTGTCGTCATTTACAGCAAGAGGGGTTTGATGTAACTTATCTTCCTGTTCAGTCTGATGGGCTTGTTGATTTAGAGAAACTTCGGGCTGCGATAAGGCCCGATACGGGGTTGGTTTCGGTTATGATGGTGAATAATGAGATTGGTGTTATTCAGCCTATGGAGGAAATTGGGAAAATTTGTAAGGAGTTTAATGTTCCTTTTCACACTGATGCTGCACAAGCTTTGGGGAAGATACCAATTGATGTGGACAAGATGAATATAAGTTTGATGTCGTTAAGTGGGCATAAGATTTATGGGCCGAAAGGCGTAGGAGCGCTATATATGAGGCGTAGGCCGAGGATTAGGGTTGAGCCTCAGATGAATGGTGGTGGACAAGAGAGAGGGATTAGGAGCGGGACCGTACCGACACCGTTGGTTGTAGGGTTTGGGGCAGCTTGTGAACTTGCAATGAAGGAAATGGAATATGATGAAAAGAGGATTAAAGGTTTGAATGAGAGGTTATTGAATGGTATAAGGTCTAAGCTTGATGGGGTTGTTGTGAATGGAAGTGTTGAAAGGCGATATGCTGGGAATTTGAACATATCTTTCGCGTATGTGGAAGGTGAGAGCTTGTTGATGGGGCTGAAGGAGGTTGCGGTGTCCAGTGGAAGTGCGTGTACTAGTGCTAGTTTGGAGCCGTCCTATGTGTTGAGGGCGTTGGGAGTTGAAGAAGATATGGCTCATACGTCAATTCGATATGGAATTGGGAGGTTTACTACTGAAGAAGAGATTGATCGTGCAGTTGATCTTACAGTCAAGCAGGTTGAGAAGTTGAGGGAAATGAGCCCACTTTATGAAATGGTTAAAGAGGGCATTGATATAAAGAGTATACAATGGGCGCAGCATTAGATTTGATTGCTGAATGATTGAATTGGGACGAGAACTGTCACTACATGAGCATGTGGAATGAAGTTGATCGTCCAGGTTCTTGTTCAGAATATTTAATGTATGTTCTTTAGCTTCAGGGCAATTTTTATGAGTTAAGTTTCTGCAATAAGACATACTGTCGTCGACTGTTAAGTTGACGCTTTAATTGTGTATGATATAGCCGTTGAGTTGCTTTAGTGACAGGATGTAGAATCTATTATGGTAAAATGATGGGTGTTTCTGCCCTTGGATTTTGGTTTCTCATATTTTGCTTGTGACCACTTAAAAACTTATATGATTTAGACCAATTTATGTTTTGCATGATTATTTCAGGAAAGTTTATGGCGTTTCTGATTATTTTAGGAAATACTTTAGGCGTTTTACTGCATTCAACAATCTGCGCTCGCTACCTATTCTACACACATCAGGGTATATAAAGATTGGACGATTGCCTGTGACATAGCTGGGACTTTTATCA carries:
- the LOC132635295 gene encoding cysteine desulfurase, mitochondrial; the protein is MLSKYLATALRRNIPKLCHVSRPISTTAAAAAAVGETPYVDGITIKGVKISGRPLYLDMQATSPIDPRVLDAMLPYHLSRFGNPHSRTHLYGWESDQAVEVARAQIATLIKASPKEIIFTSGATESNNISVKGVLHFYRDKKRHVITTQTEHKCVLDSCRHLQQEGFDVTYLPVQSDGLVDLEKLRAAIRPDTGLVSVMMVNNEIGVIQPMEEIGKICKEFNVPFHTDAAQALGKIPIDVDKMNISLMSLSGHKIYGPKGVGALYMRRRPRIRVEPQMNGGGQERGIRSGTVPTPLVVGFGAACELAMKEMEYDEKRIKGLNERLLNGIRSKLDGVVVNGSVERRYAGNLNISFAYVEGESLLMGLKEVAVSSGSACTSASLEPSYVLRALGVEEDMAHTSIRYGIGRFTTEEEIDRAVDLTVKQVEKLREMSPLYEMVKEGIDIKSIQWAQH